A window of the Cystobacter fuscus genome harbors these coding sequences:
- a CDS encoding bestrophin family protein, producing MIIRPRPTAWQLLYILRGSVLPRVLPQVLGIALMSGLAVWAIQKDWLHLPSSTAVPMSLLGLALSIFLGFRNNASYDRWWEARKHWGALIIELRSLARDAVALLDDGADPGTPVRGRHDARRLVHRGIAFAHAFAGYLRGHDEGDNLARYLAPDELARVQASISPPDALLREMAQELASLRRTGRLTDITWQTLNERVGGLSTVLTACERIRFTPLPFAYTVLLHRTAYLFCLLLPFGLAELLGWMAPVLAAVLAYTFFGLDALGDELENPFAHVPNGLPLLAMARTAERGLLEALGEPVPEPLRPQSYLLM from the coding sequence ATGATCATCCGCCCTCGTCCCACCGCCTGGCAGTTGCTCTACATCCTGCGCGGCTCGGTGCTTCCCCGCGTGCTGCCTCAAGTGCTGGGCATCGCGCTGATGTCCGGCCTCGCGGTCTGGGCCATCCAGAAGGATTGGCTCCACCTGCCCTCCAGCACGGCCGTCCCCATGTCCCTGCTGGGGCTCGCGCTCTCCATCTTCCTCGGCTTTCGCAACAACGCCAGCTACGACCGCTGGTGGGAGGCGCGCAAGCACTGGGGCGCGCTCATCATCGAGCTGCGCTCCCTGGCCCGTGATGCCGTGGCCCTGCTCGACGACGGCGCGGACCCGGGGACTCCCGTGCGAGGACGTCACGACGCTCGGAGGCTCGTCCACCGCGGCATCGCCTTCGCCCATGCCTTCGCCGGGTATCTGCGCGGGCACGACGAAGGCGACAACCTCGCCCGCTACCTCGCTCCCGACGAGCTGGCTCGGGTCCAGGCCAGCATCAGCCCGCCGGATGCGTTGCTGCGCGAGATGGCCCAGGAGCTCGCCTCCCTGCGGCGCACGGGCCGACTCACCGACATCACCTGGCAGACCTTGAACGAGCGCGTCGGTGGGCTGTCCACGGTGCTCACCGCCTGCGAGCGCATCCGCTTCACCCCCCTGCCCTTCGCCTACACGGTGCTCCTGCACCGCACCGCCTACCTGTTCTGCCTGCTGCTGCCCTTCGGACTGGCGGAGCTGCTCGGGTGGATGGCCCCGGTGCTCGCCGCCGTCCTGGCCTATACCTTCTTCGGGCTGGATGCGCTGGGAGACGAGCTGGAGAACCCCTTCGCCCACGTGCCCAACGGACTGCCCCTGCTGGCCATGGCCCGGACCGCGGAACGGGGACTGCTCGAGGCCCTGGGCGAGCCCGTTCCCGAGCCGCTGCGGCCTCAGTCCTACCTGTTGATGTGA
- a CDS encoding spermidine synthase, with amino-acid sequence MSDSKSKRGTRPGAAKPAKSPRSSATVIHEEPSPLGTVFVVDTGDLRTLRFDSPRGAIQSALRKSDPLAVPTSYVRVATAGLALTRGRSRVLVVGLGGGAFPRLLHRCLPRTRVDVVELNPVVVEVARRYFHVHEDERLHIQLGDAAHFMEERGPLYDLILLDAFAGEGTPEHLKETLFLETVRRRLLPGGVAVLNIALEDPAKVAWRVRTFAGCFEDCAMLRGASEYINLLLVGTQEPLPPEPQFRRQLSQLAREMGFPSLARSVVSFARALEG; translated from the coding sequence ATGTCCGACTCGAAATCCAAGCGTGGAACCCGCCCGGGGGCGGCGAAGCCGGCGAAGAGCCCGCGGTCCTCGGCCACCGTGATCCACGAAGAGCCCTCGCCGCTCGGGACGGTGTTCGTGGTGGACACGGGCGACCTGCGCACGCTGCGCTTCGACAGTCCCCGGGGCGCCATCCAGAGCGCGCTGCGCAAGAGCGATCCCCTCGCGGTGCCCACGAGCTACGTGCGGGTGGCCACCGCCGGGCTCGCGCTCACCCGGGGGCGCTCGCGCGTCCTGGTGGTGGGACTCGGGGGAGGCGCCTTCCCCCGGCTGTTGCACCGGTGCCTGCCCCGGACGCGGGTGGACGTGGTGGAACTCAACCCCGTGGTGGTGGAGGTGGCCCGGCGCTACTTCCACGTCCACGAGGACGAGCGGCTGCACATCCAGCTCGGGGACGCGGCCCACTTCATGGAGGAGCGCGGGCCGCTCTATGATCTCATCCTCCTCGACGCGTTCGCGGGCGAAGGGACGCCGGAGCACCTGAAGGAGACGCTCTTCCTCGAGACGGTGCGGCGCCGGTTGCTGCCGGGAGGCGTCGCCGTGCTCAACATCGCCCTGGAGGATCCGGCGAAGGTGGCGTGGCGGGTGCGGACCTTCGCCGGGTGCTTCGAGGACTGCGCGATGCTGCGCGGCGCGTCGGAGTACATCAACCTGCTCCTGGTGGGCACCCAGGAGCCCCTTCCCCCCGAGCCCCAATTCCGGCGGCAGTTGTCCCAGCTCGCGCGTGAGATGGGGTTTCCCTCCCTGGCGCGCAGCGTGGTGTCCTTCGCGCGCGCCCTGGAGGGGTGA
- a CDS encoding DUF5818 domain-containing protein, translating to MKLTGRVVFRDIETGVWVLEGDDGRTYQLAGGDRKIKKDGQRIEAHGDVDRDALTVAMVGPVFTVTSYRFL from the coding sequence ATGAAGCTCACCGGACGCGTGGTGTTCCGCGACATCGAGACGGGTGTCTGGGTGCTGGAGGGCGATGACGGCCGCACCTACCAGCTCGCGGGCGGGGATCGGAAGATCAAGAAGGATGGCCAGCGCATCGAGGCGCACGGGGACGTGGACCGCGACGCGCTCACCGTCGCCATGGTCGGCCCCGTGTTCACGGTGACCTCGTACCGCTTCCTCTGA
- a CDS encoding S8 family serine peptidase, whose amino-acid sequence MPMKRWILANAVLALALVACASPPESAETAERTALEADTSRRVLSEEDPHGIVVDFKDGTSQEEIDAWEAEWGVDLTYNSVEGPRSGVAIAHGVEDVDAVLEAIRQHPAVESAEPLRVYRVPVGEEAVFEEPAPALDKEGFTPNDPEYPRQWNLRMIHMPQAWLRSHGKGVVVAVLDTGIAYEDYDDFKQVPDLKGIRFKKGYDFVGDDTHANDDHGHGTHVAGTIAQATNNGVGVAGVAFEATLMPVKVLNHFGSGTSADIADAIRFAADNGAQVINMSLGGGGYSQVMADAVAYARKKGVTVVAAAGNAGRPRVEFPAAYPGAVAVAAVGPGGVRAPYSSYGRELDIAAPGGDKRQGDAGGILQNTIDPRDVSRSVYAAYQGTSMATPHVAAVAALLYAEGASGPDEVERALFAGASRVGGQAWSEEYGHGLLDAEASLKALGGASSRWPSLWWALALLAVVLLTLRGRERPGYLNILLRPSFLVPLVLATVGAFFLRSWVGGVPGAAGEVVQVAWLPIPDWQRIIFGTRTVSPLFYSALIPLVLSIFAIKFKGLRPALGGLALGFAGFLAYTAWVKAPALAWMPFTFMARPWLVVNVLICLFISRAMLRRESP is encoded by the coding sequence ATGCCCATGAAGCGTTGGATCCTGGCGAACGCGGTGTTGGCCCTGGCGCTGGTGGCCTGCGCATCGCCCCCGGAGTCCGCGGAGACGGCGGAGCGAACGGCCCTCGAGGCGGACACCTCGCGGCGCGTGCTGTCGGAGGAGGATCCCCACGGCATCGTGGTGGACTTCAAGGATGGCACCTCGCAGGAGGAGATCGATGCCTGGGAGGCGGAGTGGGGGGTGGATCTCACGTACAACTCCGTGGAGGGGCCGCGCTCGGGCGTGGCGATCGCGCACGGGGTGGAGGACGTGGACGCGGTGCTCGAGGCCATCCGCCAGCACCCGGCCGTGGAGTCCGCCGAGCCGCTGCGCGTGTACCGGGTGCCCGTGGGCGAGGAGGCCGTGTTCGAGGAGCCAGCGCCGGCGCTCGACAAGGAGGGCTTCACACCGAATGATCCCGAGTATCCCCGGCAGTGGAACCTGCGGATGATCCACATGCCCCAGGCGTGGCTGCGCAGCCACGGCAAGGGCGTGGTGGTGGCGGTGCTGGACACGGGCATCGCCTACGAGGATTACGACGACTTCAAGCAGGTGCCGGACCTCAAGGGCATCCGGTTCAAGAAGGGGTATGACTTCGTCGGCGACGACACGCACGCCAATGACGACCATGGGCATGGCACGCACGTGGCGGGCACCATCGCGCAGGCGACGAACAACGGGGTGGGCGTGGCGGGCGTGGCGTTCGAGGCGACGCTGATGCCGGTGAAGGTGCTCAACCACTTCGGCTCTGGCACGTCGGCGGACATCGCCGATGCCATCCGCTTCGCGGCGGACAATGGCGCCCAGGTCATCAACATGTCCCTGGGTGGTGGGGGCTACTCGCAGGTGATGGCGGACGCCGTGGCGTATGCCCGGAAGAAGGGCGTCACGGTGGTGGCCGCGGCGGGCAACGCGGGCCGTCCGCGGGTGGAGTTCCCCGCGGCCTATCCGGGCGCGGTGGCGGTGGCCGCGGTGGGCCCGGGCGGCGTGCGTGCTCCCTACTCGTCCTATGGCCGGGAGCTGGACATCGCGGCGCCGGGTGGAGACAAGCGCCAGGGCGACGCGGGCGGCATCCTGCAGAACACGATCGATCCACGCGACGTCTCGCGCTCCGTGTATGCCGCCTATCAGGGCACGAGCATGGCCACCCCCCATGTGGCGGCGGTGGCGGCGCTGCTCTACGCCGAGGGCGCCAGCGGACCGGACGAGGTGGAGCGGGCCCTGTTCGCGGGCGCTTCGCGCGTGGGCGGGCAGGCCTGGTCGGAGGAGTACGGCCACGGTCTGCTGGATGCCGAGGCCTCGCTCAAGGCGCTGGGTGGCGCGAGCTCGCGCTGGCCGTCGCTGTGGTGGGCCCTGGCGCTGCTGGCGGTGGTGCTGCTGACGCTGCGCGGGCGCGAGCGCCCGGGCTACCTCAACATCCTCCTGCGTCCGAGCTTCCTCGTGCCGCTGGTGCTGGCCACCGTGGGGGCGTTCTTCCTCCGCTCGTGGGTGGGTGGTGTCCCGGGCGCGGCGGGCGAGGTGGTGCAGGTGGCCTGGCTGCCCATTCCCGACTGGCAGCGCATCATCTTCGGCACCCGTACGGTCAGCCCGCTCTTCTACAGCGCGCTCATCCCCCTGGTGCTCTCCATCTTCGCCATCAAGTTCAAGGGTCTGCGCCCCGCGCTGGGCGGGCTCGCGCTGGGCTTCGCCGGCTTCCTCGCCTACACCGCGTGGGTCAAGGCGCCCGCGCTGGCGTGGATGCCCTTCACCTTCATGGCCCGGCCCTGGCTGGTGGTGAACGTGCTCATCTGCCTCTTCATCTCGCGCGCCATGCTGCGCCGGGAGTCGCCATGA
- a CDS encoding alpha/beta hydrolase yields the protein MVLKGQYLERPALIPVGREVMEGVAHRGQVRPPLLVLSPTPEEGGGMDHVIGAELAFAAATAGHATLRFNYRGVGGSQGERGTGAALIDEAEAALTVVLENAQAPTAAVAAMHGSARVALGLRARHSGVAGLCLVSPRGVTPGELTGLGRELLVVVGELDATLPRAELARAVDAAGGTLEVVEGAGAHLHHALPIVGKQVRAWLKRLSGN from the coding sequence ATGGTCCTCAAAGGTCAGTACCTCGAGCGCCCGGCGCTCATCCCCGTGGGGCGTGAGGTGATGGAGGGCGTGGCGCACCGGGGGCAGGTGCGCCCTCCGCTGCTCGTGCTGTCGCCCACGCCCGAGGAGGGAGGCGGCATGGATCATGTCATCGGGGCGGAGCTGGCCTTCGCCGCGGCCACGGCGGGCCATGCCACGCTGCGCTTCAACTACCGCGGCGTCGGCGGCAGCCAGGGTGAGCGCGGCACGGGCGCGGCCCTCATCGACGAGGCCGAGGCCGCGTTGACGGTGGTGTTGGAGAACGCCCAGGCCCCCACGGCGGCGGTGGCCGCGATGCATGGCAGTGCCCGGGTGGCGCTGGGGCTGCGGGCGAGGCATTCCGGGGTGGCGGGCCTGTGTCTGGTGAGTCCGCGTGGGGTGACGCCCGGGGAGCTGACGGGCCTGGGGCGGGAGCTGCTCGTGGTGGTGGGTGAGCTGGACGCCACCCTGCCGCGCGCCGAGCTGGCCCGGGCGGTGGACGCGGCGGGCGGTACCCTGGAAGTCGTGGAAGGGGCGGGCGCGCACCTCCACCATGCCCTCCCGATCGTGGGCAAGCAGGTGCGTGCCTGGTTGAAGCGGCTGTCGGGCAACTGA
- a CDS encoding type III secretion system chaperone: protein MTRDEAQKLVQAYLLALKQPSEGLNPQGFGGAVIGEAQLYFEYHGKTQQLEASALVYKFRDRPKPGVIEGFSAEEKAGTDTGGGVVDYEPENKSLFLSRSYAAVPPVETFQQHMDQLMKASLHWSTEVIERVASRVFKN from the coding sequence ATGACCCGCGACGAAGCGCAGAAACTGGTGCAGGCGTACCTGCTGGCCCTCAAGCAACCCAGCGAGGGCCTCAATCCCCAGGGGTTTGGCGGCGCGGTGATCGGCGAGGCCCAGCTCTACTTCGAGTACCACGGCAAGACGCAGCAGTTGGAGGCGAGCGCCCTCGTCTACAAGTTCCGGGATCGCCCCAAGCCCGGCGTCATCGAGGGCTTCAGCGCCGAGGAGAAGGCGGGCACCGATACCGGCGGCGGCGTGGTGGACTACGAGCCGGAGAACAAGAGCCTGTTCCTCAGCCGCTCCTACGCCGCGGTGCCCCCGGTGGAGACCTTCCAGCAGCACATGGACCAGCTCATGAAGGCCAGCCTCCACTGGAGCACCGAGGTGATCGAGCGCGTGGCCTCGCGCGTGTTCAAGAACTGA
- a CDS encoding class I SAM-dependent rRNA methyltransferase — protein sequence MNVVKLELAPGLGRHLRAGHPWVFRKALAQVPKIPPGSVVDLAENGKFVARGYFDPHSAIAVRVLTRNPRQAIDAAFFAQRVKQALAERRSLIDLKDTDSFRLLHGEGDGLPGVIVDLYGRYAVLKLYSAGLTPYRGLIVEALKAAVPELQGIIGRDEVGRDDVEDDEGRGAGRMLWGEKAPELLTIRERGATFLVDAWKGQKTGFFLDQRENRYLIRRLAEGRDVLNCFCFSGGFSVNAALGGAKSVFSVDLDPEAIALARENFTRNGLPAEKYDFLAADVFKLLASFREEGRTFDLIILDPPAFAKSQKAVQAAIDGYASLNRQALGLLRPGGLLATASCSARVSPDDFLGAVKEAAFKAGVDLALVEERYQPPDHPIRLQFPEGKYLKFYVMASV from the coding sequence GTGAATGTCGTGAAGTTGGAGCTCGCACCGGGGCTGGGCCGTCACCTGCGCGCGGGGCACCCGTGGGTGTTCCGCAAGGCGCTCGCCCAGGTGCCGAAGATTCCTCCGGGCAGCGTGGTGGATCTGGCGGAGAACGGGAAGTTCGTGGCGCGCGGCTACTTCGATCCGCACTCGGCCATCGCCGTGCGGGTGCTCACGCGCAACCCCCGTCAGGCCATCGACGCGGCCTTCTTCGCCCAGCGCGTGAAGCAGGCGCTCGCCGAGCGGCGCTCGCTCATCGACTTGAAGGACACGGACAGCTTCCGGCTCCTGCACGGCGAGGGGGATGGGCTGCCGGGCGTGATCGTGGACCTGTATGGCCGCTACGCGGTGCTCAAGCTGTACTCGGCGGGCCTCACGCCCTACCGGGGGCTCATCGTCGAGGCGCTCAAGGCGGCGGTGCCCGAGCTCCAGGGCATCATCGGCCGGGACGAGGTGGGCCGGGACGACGTGGAGGACGACGAGGGCCGGGGCGCGGGGCGGATGCTCTGGGGCGAGAAGGCGCCGGAGCTGCTCACCATCCGCGAGCGCGGGGCGACGTTCCTCGTGGACGCCTGGAAGGGGCAGAAGACGGGCTTCTTCCTGGATCAGCGCGAGAACCGCTACCTCATCCGGCGGCTGGCCGAGGGCCGCGACGTGCTCAACTGCTTCTGCTTCAGCGGAGGCTTCTCGGTGAACGCGGCCCTGGGCGGGGCGAAGAGCGTGTTCTCGGTGGATCTGGATCCGGAGGCCATCGCCCTGGCGCGCGAGAACTTCACGCGCAACGGCCTGCCGGCGGAGAAGTACGACTTCCTGGCGGCGGACGTGTTCAAGCTCCTGGCGTCCTTCCGCGAGGAGGGCCGCACGTTCGATCTCATCATCCTGGACCCGCCCGCGTTCGCGAAGAGCCAGAAGGCGGTGCAGGCGGCGATCGACGGGTATGCCTCGCTCAACCGCCAGGCGCTGGGACTGTTGCGGCCCGGAGGCCTGCTGGCGACAGCCTCGTGCTCGGCGCGCGTGAGCCCGGACGACTTCCTGGGCGCGGTGAAGGAGGCGGCCTTCAAGGCGGGGGTGGATCTCGCCCTGGTGGAGGAGCGCTACCAGCCGCCCGATCACCCCATCCGGTTGCAGTTCCCGGAGGGCAAATACCTGAAGTTCTACGTGATGGCGTCCGTGTGA
- a CDS encoding HAD-IIB family hydrolase yields MATPRPLREADLSRVEGVFTDVDGTLTTAHRLRSTTIRALERLSDAGFKVVLVTGRPAGWGEAWARTLPVEGVIAENGGLFFLRGAGGRLRKVYAESPRVRGPNRERLQAEVAAVLRQVPGARLSVDSAYTEVDLAVDWNEEARLGEAGAERLEALLRARGVTAVRSSVHINCWLGRFDKRSAVRRFLKLAWGVTPVPGEPRFVYVGDSFNDAPMFGEFALSVGVANVRRVLERIDTPPAFITRAEEGRGFEELVRALLASRGVRRGVAP; encoded by the coding sequence ATGGCCACTCCCCGTCCCCTGCGTGAAGCGGACCTCTCCCGAGTGGAGGGTGTCTTCACCGATGTCGATGGCACCCTCACCACCGCGCATCGGTTGCGCTCCACCACCATTCGCGCCCTCGAGCGTCTCTCGGACGCGGGCTTCAAGGTGGTGCTGGTGACGGGCCGGCCGGCGGGCTGGGGCGAGGCCTGGGCCCGCACGCTGCCGGTGGAGGGCGTCATCGCGGAGAACGGTGGCCTGTTCTTCCTGCGCGGCGCGGGGGGACGGCTGCGCAAGGTGTACGCGGAGTCCCCGCGTGTCCGGGGGCCCAACCGCGAGCGGCTCCAGGCCGAGGTGGCGGCGGTGCTGCGGCAGGTGCCGGGCGCGCGGCTGTCCGTGGACAGCGCCTACACCGAGGTGGACCTGGCGGTGGACTGGAACGAGGAGGCGCGGCTGGGCGAGGCGGGAGCCGAGCGTCTGGAAGCCCTGCTGCGCGCGCGGGGCGTGACGGCGGTGCGCTCGTCGGTGCACATCAACTGCTGGCTGGGCCGCTTCGACAAGCGCTCCGCGGTGCGCCGCTTCCTGAAGCTCGCCTGGGGGGTGACACCCGTGCCGGGCGAGCCCCGCTTCGTGTACGTGGGGGATAGTTTCAATGACGCTCCGATGTTCGGGGAGTTCGCCCTGAGTGTCGGGGTGGCCAACGTGCGGCGGGTGCTCGAGCGCATCGACACGCCGCCGGCCTTCATCACCCGGGCGGAGGAGGGCAGGGGCTTCGAGGAGCTCGTGCGCGCCCTGCTCGCTTCCCGGGGAGTCAGAAGAGGAGTTGCACCGTGA
- a CDS encoding M4 family metallopeptidase: MTRIRFLAAALLALPLAACEVDNTQLPEGEQKFDEATDSLADIQAALAALPSAQIAGQEANGIPFMITGRLGKADEVQGLALGSGNRVSKALPGIAAAFRLNAADLVAKRSRTDEKGVTHIRFGQTKNGLPVVNDEMVIHVGQDNTIIAANGTARDGEIAPARPSISEEAAKVAALDSTTGRHLQIDGVRLVYVRPSTDAKLQLAYEAIVSGEGLDLPIKDAVYVSALDGSIVARHAKIHTALNRKVYSANNGSSTPGTLKRSEGQAATGDTHVDVNYDKLGGTYNCYKNNFGRDSFDNAGATLISTVHYSRNYVNAYWDGTQMVYGDGDGVNSTQLGLSADVTTHELTHAVTERESNLTYSGESGGLNEAMSDIFGAYCESYDSGTWATTNAVFMVGDDIWTPATPNDALRYMYDPAKDGASHDFWTTSTKNVDVHYSSGVANLAFTLLSKGGTHPRGKSTTVVPAIGVQKAGAIYYKANVDYFTASTNYSQARTYLEQAAAALYGAGSAEVAAVTASLTAVGVGVAAPPQTVYLNQTGLAASTGASLSYTLAVPAGKASTFAISGGTGDADLYVRAGAAPTTTTYDCRPYKSGNSETCELPAKTAATTFYISVRAYSTFSGVTLTGSY; encoded by the coding sequence GTGACTCGTATTCGCTTCCTTGCTGCTGCGTTGCTTGCCCTTCCCCTCGCCGCCTGCGAGGTCGACAACACCCAGCTGCCCGAGGGTGAACAGAAGTTCGATGAGGCCACCGATTCCCTCGCCGACATCCAGGCCGCGCTCGCGGCGCTTCCCTCGGCGCAGATCGCTGGCCAGGAGGCCAACGGCATCCCCTTCATGATCACCGGCCGGCTGGGCAAGGCCGACGAGGTCCAGGGTCTGGCCCTGGGCTCTGGCAACCGCGTGAGCAAGGCGCTGCCCGGCATCGCCGCGGCGTTCCGCCTGAACGCGGCGGACCTGGTCGCCAAGCGCTCGCGCACGGATGAGAAGGGCGTGACCCACATCCGCTTCGGCCAGACGAAGAACGGCCTGCCCGTGGTCAACGATGAGATGGTCATCCACGTCGGCCAGGACAACACCATCATCGCGGCCAACGGCACGGCGCGTGACGGTGAGATCGCCCCCGCCCGCCCGAGCATCTCCGAGGAGGCCGCGAAGGTGGCCGCCCTGGACAGCACCACCGGCCGTCACCTGCAGATCGACGGCGTGCGCCTGGTGTACGTGCGTCCCTCCACGGACGCCAAGCTCCAGCTGGCCTATGAGGCCATCGTGAGCGGCGAGGGCCTCGACCTGCCCATCAAGGACGCCGTCTACGTGAGCGCCCTGGATGGCTCCATCGTGGCGCGTCACGCGAAGATCCACACGGCGCTCAACCGCAAGGTGTACTCGGCCAACAACGGCAGCTCCACCCCGGGCACGCTCAAGCGCTCCGAGGGCCAGGCGGCCACGGGCGACACCCACGTCGACGTCAACTACGACAAGCTGGGTGGCACCTACAACTGCTACAAGAACAACTTCGGCCGCGACTCGTTCGACAACGCGGGCGCCACGCTCATCAGCACCGTTCACTACAGCCGCAACTACGTGAACGCGTACTGGGACGGCACCCAGATGGTGTACGGCGATGGCGACGGCGTGAACTCGACCCAGCTCGGCCTGTCCGCGGACGTGACCACGCACGAGCTCACCCACGCGGTGACCGAGCGCGAGTCCAACCTGACCTACTCGGGTGAGTCCGGCGGCCTCAACGAGGCGATGAGCGACATCTTCGGCGCCTACTGCGAGAGCTACGACTCGGGCACCTGGGCGACCACCAACGCGGTGTTCATGGTGGGCGACGACATCTGGACCCCGGCCACGCCGAACGACGCGCTCCGCTACATGTACGACCCGGCCAAGGACGGCGCGTCGCACGACTTCTGGACCACCAGCACGAAGAACGTCGACGTGCACTACAGCTCGGGCGTGGCCAACCTGGCCTTCACGCTGCTCTCCAAGGGCGGCACGCACCCGCGCGGCAAGTCCACCACGGTCGTCCCGGCCATCGGCGTGCAGAAGGCCGGCGCCATCTACTACAAGGCCAACGTCGACTACTTCACCGCCTCCACCAACTACTCGCAGGCGAGGACCTACCTCGAGCAGGCCGCTGCGGCGCTCTACGGCGCGGGCTCGGCTGAAGTGGCCGCGGTGACGGCCTCCCTGACGGCGGTGGGCGTGGGCGTCGCGGCTCCTCCGCAGACCGTCTACCTCAACCAGACGGGCCTGGCCGCGTCCACCGGCGCCTCGCTGAGCTACACCCTGGCCGTGCCGGCCGGCAAGGCCTCCACCTTCGCCATCTCCGGTGGCACGGGTGACGCGGACCTCTACGTGCGCGCTGGTGCGGCTCCGACCACGACCACCTACGACTGCCGTCCGTACAAGTCCGGCAACAGCGAGACGTGCGAGCTGCCGGCGAAGACCGCGGCCACGACGTTCTACATCTCGGTGCGCGCCTACAGCACCTTCTCGGGTGTGACGCTGACGGGCAGCTACTAG
- the corA gene encoding magnesium/cobalt transporter CorA has protein sequence MLQVLLLNEGRVLTGGEELLEQPGRKWIDVLQPTEEVMARLGDRYGLHRLAIEDCLHLDQRPKLEEYPNHQFIVLQGFTALADDVCHLTLHEHHFFLGADWIITVHELPFPGLETVGQRVRADPEATLGRGVDMLLYLFADALVDGNFPILDRFNDELEDLESAVFENPQPEQLQRVFAMKRALVSLRRVLSPQRDVVGLLVRRGIPNVSERTVLYFRDVYDHLVRLYEQIDSGRDLLGNVMDGYLSMVANRTNDITKQLTIFSTIFLPLSFITGFFGQNFELLSHWGFFWLMLLSVAGLPLGLMFWFRSKRWL, from the coding sequence ATGCTCCAGGTCCTGCTGCTGAACGAAGGTCGCGTCCTCACCGGAGGCGAGGAGTTGCTCGAGCAGCCGGGGCGCAAGTGGATCGACGTCCTCCAACCCACCGAGGAGGTGATGGCGCGGCTGGGTGATCGCTACGGCCTGCACCGGCTGGCCATCGAGGACTGTCTGCACCTGGACCAGCGGCCCAAGCTGGAGGAGTACCCGAACCATCAGTTCATCGTGCTCCAGGGGTTCACCGCGCTCGCGGACGACGTGTGCCACCTGACGCTGCACGAGCACCACTTCTTCCTCGGCGCGGACTGGATCATCACCGTGCACGAGCTGCCCTTTCCGGGCCTGGAGACGGTGGGCCAGCGCGTCCGCGCCGATCCCGAGGCGACGCTGGGCCGCGGCGTGGACATGCTGCTCTACCTGTTCGCGGACGCGCTGGTGGACGGCAACTTCCCCATCCTCGATCGCTTCAACGACGAGCTGGAGGACCTGGAGTCCGCGGTCTTCGAGAACCCCCAGCCGGAGCAGCTCCAGCGGGTCTTCGCGATGAAGCGTGCCCTGGTGTCGCTGCGCCGGGTGCTCTCGCCCCAACGCGACGTGGTGGGTCTGCTCGTGCGGCGGGGCATCCCCAACGTGAGCGAGCGCACGGTGCTCTACTTCCGCGACGTGTACGATCACCTGGTGCGGCTGTACGAGCAGATCGACTCCGGGAGGGATCTGCTGGGCAACGTGATGGACGGCTACCTGTCCATGGTGGCCAACCGCACCAACGACATCACCAAGCAGCTCACCATCTTCTCCACCATCTTCCTGCCCCTGTCCTTCATCACGGGCTTCTTCGGACAGAACTTCGAGCTGCTGTCCCACTGGGGCTTCTTCTGGCTGATGCTGCTGTCCGTGGCCGGCCTGCCCCTGGGGCTCATGTTCTGGTTCAGGAGCAAGCGCTGGCTGTAA
- a CDS encoding alpha/beta fold hydrolase codes for MPTLTVDGVPLYYRDEGRGPPVLLFHAFPLHADAFAPQVKALSHRYRFILPDTRGLGRSAPGEGPTEMSRIARDGLAILDALGVESAVVGGVSMGGYASMALLREDAGRVRGLVLVDTQAGADDEAGRARREAAAQEALREGPEASVRAMLPRLVAAGPDSDVGREVAALMRAATPEGLAAAQRGMALRPDSKDILARYAGPALVVVGEKDALTPPDKARQMADLISGARLEIIPDAGHLTNQERPEAFNAVLERFLAEL; via the coding sequence ATGCCCACCCTCACCGTCGATGGCGTCCCCCTGTACTACCGCGACGAGGGCCGCGGACCGCCCGTGCTGCTCTTCCACGCGTTTCCCCTGCACGCGGACGCCTTCGCCCCCCAGGTGAAGGCCCTGTCCCACCGCTACCGCTTCATCCTGCCGGACACGCGGGGGCTCGGACGGAGCGCGCCGGGCGAGGGGCCCACGGAGATGTCGCGCATCGCGCGGGATGGCCTGGCGATCCTCGACGCGCTGGGCGTGGAGTCGGCGGTGGTGGGCGGCGTGTCCATGGGCGGCTATGCCAGCATGGCCCTCTTGCGCGAGGACGCGGGCCGCGTCCGGGGGCTCGTGCTCGTGGACACCCAGGCGGGGGCGGACGACGAGGCGGGGCGCGCGCGCCGGGAAGCCGCGGCCCAGGAGGCCCTGCGCGAGGGCCCCGAGGCGAGCGTGCGCGCGATGCTGCCGCGTCTGGTGGCCGCGGGCCCGGACTCGGACGTGGGGCGCGAGGTGGCGGCGCTCATGCGCGCGGCCACGCCCGAGGGCCTCGCCGCGGCCCAGCGGGGCATGGCCCTGCGCCCGGACAGCAAGGACATCCTCGCGCGCTACGCCGGCCCCGCCCTCGTGGTGGTGGGAGAGAAGGACGCCCTCACCCCACCGGACAAGGCCCGGCAGATGGCGGACCTCATCTCCGGCGCGCGGCTGGAAATCATCCCGGACGCGGGGCACCTGACCAACCAGGAGCGGCCCGAGGCCTTCAACGCCGTGCTCGAGCGCTTCCTGGCGGAGCTGTGA